The DNA window AAGGAAGGGCTCAGAAGAAGTTCCAGCGCCAGGTGCGCACATCGGCTGGATTCGCCATCTCCAATTCGAAGGCCAGCGTCTCGTAGCGCCCGAACTCCCGTGAGTCCACGCGCAGGAGCGTCATGCCCGCGTGGTTCTGCCCTCGCAGCGGCGACACCGTGAAGGACAGCTCCGCGTCGAAGGCCACCTTGTAGAAGAGGCAGAAGCCGTCCACGCGCCCCTCCTCCGTCACCGGCCGCTCGAAGCGGACGCGGTGCGGCAGGCCCTCCGCCGTCATCGTCTCCAAGTCGAAGGCGAAGACGGGCTCCGGCTCGCACAGCAGGTGGTCCACCTCGTACGAGCGCACCACGCGGGTGAAGTACGACGGGTTCATCGCCTCGCGCAGCGTCTGCAGGCAGCTGTAGTCCACGCTGGGGAAGCGCTGGCTCCAGATGAAGGGGATGCACGCCTCGTCGCGAAGCTGCACGGGCTCCACGAAGACCTCGAAGCGGTTGGGCAGGATGCGGCCTCCGGGCTTGAGCAGCCGCGAGCGCAAATCCAACATCCGAGGCACCAGCCCCGCGTCGAAGAGCGCCTCCCCCAGCAACTCGTGCAGCAGCACATCCACCTTCTCCGGCGTCTGGAAGTTCCAGGGCTGCGCGCGCACGAAGTCAATGTCTTCCAACCCATTGCGTCGTGCGACCCAGCGCGTCGTATCGAGGAGGCGGGAGCCATCCACCGCGTACAGGTGCCTCGGGTGGCGGGAGGCGGCCAGGAAGGTGCGCAGCCCCGTCCCCGAGCACACATCCATCACCACCTGCCCGGGCTTCACATAACGCTCACAGGCCTTCTGCCACGCGAGCACCCGCGCCGGGTCCGCCAGCGCGGTGTCCTGGGGCATGGGACTCGACAATGACAGACTGTCCGGCACCACATTGCGCAAGGGAAGCTGCGAGACCAGGGGGAGGTGGCTCAAACGAGAACGCAGGTCCATCAATGCCTGCCGCGGCAGGTCGAGCAGATTGGGCATGACTTCCCCTGGAGGGGTGTGTCGGAGGTCCGCGCTCCGGCGCGCGCTCCGAACAGGGAATGCACATGATGCTGGAATTACAGACTAAGGCCCCATCCAGCGAAGGGGTAGGGTATGTGTCCCCGCCTGAACAGGGTGCGGGTCCGCCACCAAACACAACACATCAATGGGCAGCGGGCGCGGGGGAGGCAGGGTGCCCCGCATGGCGGGCGCGGCGCGTCAGCCAATCATGAAGAAAGGCACGCACGGCGGGGTGCTGGGACTCGCGGAACGCGGACGGAGCGGAGTGTTCGACGATGCGGCCCTCGTGCAGCAGGGCCAGGGAGTCTCCGACCTGGAACGCGGTGGCCACATCCGGAGTGATGACGAGAGATGTGGCATTCAACTGTTGTTTGCCCGTGAGGATGACCTCCACGACGGACTGCGTCTTGAGCGGGTCCAACCCCGCCGTGGGGTCGTCGTAGAGGAGGATGCGCGGCTCCATGACGATGGCACGAGCGAACGCCGCGCGCTTGAGCATGCCTCCGGACAGCGCGGCGGGAAGCAGCGACGCGGCCTCCTCCAAGCCCACCCAGGCCAGCACGCGCCGCACGCGCGAGAGCACCTCGCGCTCGGGGAGCCCCAGCCGCTCTCGCAGCGGGAAGGCCACGTTGTCCTCGACGCTGAGCGAGTCGAACAGGGCCCCGCCCTGGAACAGGATGCCCAGCTTGCGACGCACGCGCGCCAGCCCCGCCGCGTCCAGGCGCGAGAGGTCCTCGCCCTCCACGAGCACCTGTCCCTGGTCCGGCGTCAGCAGCCCGTCCACGTGCTTCATCAGCACCGTCTTGCCGGAGCCGGACACGCCCAGCAGCACGCAGGTGGAGCCTTCACGCACCACCAGGTCCACGCCCCGGAGCACCTGCTGCGCGCCGAACGACTTGTGCACGCCCACCAGCTCGATGACCGCGCGCGGCGCGGGCTCGCTCATGACTCGCCCCCGGCGCCAGCGCACCGAGGGCGCGGGCATGACAGTGGAACAGGCAGTGTCGCCGCCCGATTCCACCGCCGCGAGCCCCCTTCCAGTCCGGGGCCGACGCTCCCCGCTCAACACAGCGAGGAGCGAGGCGTGCTCAAGAGCCCTGCTGGACCTTCGCGCCGAACGCCTTCAGTCGCTCGCACGCCTTCGCCAGCTTCTCCTGGGGAATGGAGAAGACGGCGCGCACCCGCTCGGGGTCCGAACACCACGGCCCGCCGTTGAGTACCACGTGCGTGTGCTCGTACACGACGCGAGGCAGGTTCTCCGGCGTGAGCCGCACCCCGTCCACCACGCGACCCAGCCAGGACGTCATGCGGGGCGCGAGGAAGAGTCCTCCCGCATCGCCAGAGTCCGAGGAGCGCCCATCCGCGGACAAGGCCTGCGCCAGCAGCTCCCGCTTCTCCGCCAGCTCCCGGCGCATCTTCGTCAGGAAGGAACGCAGGGAGCGATGCCTCGCCCCGTACAGCAACTGCCCCTCCGGGCTGCGCACATAGGCCGCGTACAGGTACGCCGCCGCGCGCGCGGTGACCAGATGCAGCACCCCGGGCCCGGCCTCTCGCACCGCCGCCGTCAGCGCCCTGTCCCGCGACGCCAACCAGCCCACGCGCAGGCCCCCCGCGGCGAACTCCTTCGACAGTCCGCCCAGCACCACGGTGCGGGCCCCCACGCCCGGCACCGCGCCCTCCAGCGTCACCGGGCTGTGCACCGTCTCCGCCGTGGGGCTGGTGAGGTTCACCAGTCCGAAGATTTCATCGGACACCAGCAGGCACCGCTGCTCCACGACGTAGTTGGCCAGCGCCACCAGCTCCTCGCGAGCCACGTAGACGCCCGTGGGATTCGACGGCTGGGAGATGACGACCGCGTCCGGCGCGCCCTGCCCTCGCCGCCCCAGCAGCTCCGCCAGCGTCCCCTGCTCCACCTGACATCCCGCGGAGACGAAGGTCGGCGGCAGCACGCCGTAGCAAGGCGTCGTCACGAAGACGCGAGGCACGCGGCCCAGCCGCCGGCGCAACGCCACGCCGAAGTGGTGGATGAGCGGCCAGACGCCCGGCGCCACCACCAGCTCCTCCGGCGAGTACCGCGCGGCGCGTGTCTCCAGGAGATAGGCGGCCACCGTCTCGGTCAGGCCCGTCTGCGCTCCGTCCTCGCGCGGCGCGGCGGCGGCGGCGATGAGCCCCTCCACCAGCGACTGCGGCAGCGGCCCTTCATTCTCGCCGTAGTCCAGCCGCACCAGCTCCGCGTCGTCCTCGCGGAACACCTTGGGCGCGAAGGCGGGGAAGCCCGACAGCGCGCGGATGCGAGACGAGCGAGGCAGCGGCGATACCGGCGAGCGCCGAGGCCCCGGAGGCTCCGGCTCCGCGAAGGAGATGCGGAAGGACAGGAGGTCCGAGAACGTGCGCTCGTAGAACCACTGCGCCAGCGTGCTGATGCGCGAGTACGTCACCTCCGCGGCGACCTCCAGGTCCGCGCGCAGCGGCTCCGGCACGGGCAAGAGCAGCGTCAGCTCCAGGTCCGGCCACACCGCGTTCTTCACCAGGCCGTAGAGCACGACGAGGTTGGGCGCATAGGGCTCGCGCGCCAGGAACTCGAACAACGTGAGTGGCTCCACCTCGCCGGTGATGTTGAAGAAGGCGCTCTCGTCCAGCACCACCCAGATGCCCCGCCGCCCCGCCTCCGCGATGATGTCGCGCAGCACGGAGAGGTTGGTGCGCTCGCCCTTCTCCACCGTGAGCAGCACCATCTTCACGTCGAACGCGGACAGCAGCCGGCGAATCTCCTCCAGCGTGGTGTGCGTCACCGTGGCGCGCACGCCCGCCTTCTCCAGTGCTCGTGCGTAGAGCGGATGCAGGTTGCGGGAGACCAGCACCTCATCGCCCACGTCGCACGTGGCCATCAGCAGCGAGTACACCGCCTGCTCGCGCTCGGGCGCGACGAACAGCTCATCCTGTCCCAACCGCAGGCCGAAGTAGCGCTCCAGGTAGCGCACCAGCTGCCGTCGGAAGGACGCATCTCCCGCCTCGTGCGCGTACGGCAGCAAGGGGCCACTGGCCAGCCGCTTCGCGAGCGCGGCGACGAAGCCCAGCTGCTCGGGCGACGCGGCGCCCAGGTCCAGCTCCTCCTGGAGCGAGGCGATGCCCAGCTCACGCAAGGACTGGCGCAGCGCCAGCGTCTCGCGCGGGCGCGTCAGGTGCGCCTCCCAGACCGCCACCTCGTGCCACACCGCGTGCCCCGCCTGGAGCCAGCCCAGCGCGGTGGCCGCGCGCAACGGCTCCGGGCTGCGAGCCTCCATGAAGAACTCGAACTCGCGCCCCGTGCGCTGCTCCAGCGCCACCAGCGGGCGGATGTCCGTGTCCGCCGCCTGACGCACCCGCCGCGCCACGCGCACCCGCGTGGAGAAGCCGCGACGGGTGAACATGCGGTCGATGATGGGGCGGCCCGGACGGCCCGCCAGGTTGAGGAGCAGTCGGCCCGAGGGCGAGAGCCGCTCGGGAGCCTCGTCGAGCAGCCGCGCGATGAGCCCTAGACCGAAGTGGTCCTCGTAGACGTTCTGGAGCGTGCAGTAGTTCGACAGGTCATAGAGCTCCTGCTCATCCGCCTGGGACAGCTCCTCGGGCAGCTCCTCCGTGCGCAGCACCTGGGGAATGCACCCCACCACGAAGTCCCAGCCGGGCTCCGCGGGCACGCCGCGCAAGAGGTCGCTCTCACCAAAGGACAGCCGGGAGACGAGGCTCTCATCCCCGTTGAGCCACGCATTGCAGCGGGCCACCACGGGCGAGTGCGGATTGAGGTCCGCGCCGTGGACCTGTGACAGGCGCGTGAACTTCGCCAGCGCGATGCAAATCCACCCCGAGCCCGCGCCCACCTCCACCAGCCGCTTGCCGGCGTATTCATCCAACGGAACGCTGAGCAGTCCCTCCAGGAACGTGTAGGCCCAGGACTCCGGCGCGAAGATGGAGGGCAACAGGAACAGCTCCAGCCGCTCCTGCGAGGCGCCCACCGCCACCGTCACCGTCACCAACCGCAGCGGCGCGGACTCGGGCTGGTCTCTTGCCAGCTCCGCCAGTTCGCGCAGATCCACCTTCGCGCGGGCCCTGCGCTCCGGGTGGGTCAAATCCTCGGACAACGCGCGCAGGAGATGAAAGGCCTCTCGAGGTGACGACGGATAGGTCGGCATGGCGCGCGGGACTGTCCCGGGCCCACCACCGGGTGTCAACGCGGACGTGGCGCACGCACGCAACTCTTTGGCGCCGTGGCTCCAATCAAGAATCCGGGCCTCGGCCGTAATAGGGGGGTGTGTTGGGTGGGCAGTAACGGAAGGGACGGCTGGAAACGATGAAGTCGGTCACGCTCGTGGATAGACCCCGTGGTGGAGAGGGGGCACTGATGGAACTCAGCTTCTGGTCGCCGGGCAGCTCCGGCATGCAGGGCAGGATGAGCACGGTTCCCATGCGGAGCCGAGTCGTTCGAGACCCCGCGCGGGTTCGTTGGGAGTCACAGCCGTGGCGCCGTCAGCTTCGCAATCCGGACGGATTCGAGGCGCGGGTGTCGCGCGCTCAACTGGTGGCCATGCTCCTCGCGGAGAACCTGGACGTAGACGCCGAGGTGGCGCGCTTCGCGGGTGCTTCAGAGGACGCGGAGCACCTCACCATTCTCCAGGTGCTGCGCTTCGCGGACCTGTTGACGCGGCGCATGCATCTGGCCGAGTCGGATGACCAGATGCTCCAGCTCGCGCACCTGCGCCGCAACACCGAGGACCTGGCGGAGCGAATGATTGAGTGGACCAACCAGGACCGGCTCTAGCGCCGGCGGTTGACCACTCGACAGTCTCGTCGGGTTCGACACGCCGGGTCGCGAGGGCGGACACACATGGGGGCAGGGGCTCGAAGTCCCCGCGCCCCATGCGCACCAAGGCCAAGGTGGTGGAGTCGTCGAACCGACAGGGAGGGGGGGACCGGTGGGGTGGCGGTGGGCGGACTGGCTTCGCCTCGCTGCTCCACCGGGGAAGTACCGAAGGCGCGAGCGGGCCTCTCATGGAAGGCCCCGCGCCCGTTTCACGAAGACGCGGGGGACACCCCACACGGTGCGCGCGAGCGCCTTGACAGGGGTGGAGGGGCGCTGCTCTCACGGGGGGATGGTCCCCTCGCTCGTTCTCGCCGCCGCGCTGGCGGCCACTCCGGCGCCCCGCGCCGCCGCCTCCGCGCAAACCGTCGTGCATGTCCCCAAGCTGGATGCGCTGACGGGGCTCACCGCCTTCCTGGAGCGCGCCGGAGCCCATGCGCCGCTGTTGAGGCCCACCGCGTGGCGCGCGGAGCTGCACCCGTTCCTCACCATCGACCCCACGAAGCCGGAGACCTTGAGCGCGGTCGGCCTGGACCCGACCGGGCCCGCCACGGTGTCGCTGCGCGCGGATGGCCGCGTGTCCTGCATGCGCGTGACGGACGCCCAGGTGTTCCAGGCCCAGGCGGCCGAGGCCATCACCGCGGCGGGAGGTGAAGCCTTCAAGCCCACCACGTCGAAGGGCGTGACGACGGTGAGCGCCGAGCGCTCGGCGGGTGGGGCGATGGGCTACGCGCTGAAGGGCAAGGAGGTCTGCGCATATGGGGCGACGGAGGGAGACGGGCCCGCGCTGCTGAAGGAGGCGGTGAAGCTGGTGGGCAAGACGCCCGCACCGGATGCGCGGTTGAGCAAGGTGGCGGGCGTGGCGTTC is part of the Myxococcus landrumus genome and encodes:
- a CDS encoding class I SAM-dependent methyltransferase, producing MPNLLDLPRQALMDLRSRLSHLPLVSQLPLRNVVPDSLSLSSPMPQDTALADPARVLAWQKACERYVKPGQVVMDVCSGTGLRTFLAASRHPRHLYAVDGSRLLDTTRWVARRNGLEDIDFVRAQPWNFQTPEKVDVLLHELLGEALFDAGLVPRMLDLRSRLLKPGGRILPNRFEVFVEPVQLRDEACIPFIWSQRFPSVDYSCLQTLREAMNPSYFTRVVRSYEVDHLLCEPEPVFAFDLETMTAEGLPHRVRFERPVTEEGRVDGFCLFYKVAFDAELSFTVSPLRGQNHAGMTLLRVDSREFGRYETLAFELEMANPADVRTWRWNFF
- a CDS encoding ABC transporter ATP-binding protein produces the protein MSEPAPRAVIELVGVHKSFGAQQVLRGVDLVVREGSTCVLLGVSGSGKTVLMKHVDGLLTPDQGQVLVEGEDLSRLDAAGLARVRRKLGILFQGGALFDSLSVEDNVAFPLRERLGLPEREVLSRVRRVLAWVGLEEAASLLPAALSGGMLKRAAFARAIVMEPRILLYDDPTAGLDPLKTQSVVEVILTGKQQLNATSLVITPDVATAFQVGDSLALLHEGRIVEHSAPSAFRESQHPAVRAFLHDWLTRRARHAGHPASPAPAAH
- a CDS encoding aminotransferase class I/II-fold pyridoxal phosphate-dependent enzyme encodes the protein MPTYPSSPREAFHLLRALSEDLTHPERRARAKVDLRELAELARDQPESAPLRLVTVTVAVGASQERLELFLLPSIFAPESWAYTFLEGLLSVPLDEYAGKRLVEVGAGSGWICIALAKFTRLSQVHGADLNPHSPVVARCNAWLNGDESLVSRLSFGESDLLRGVPAEPGWDFVVGCIPQVLRTEELPEELSQADEQELYDLSNYCTLQNVYEDHFGLGLIARLLDEAPERLSPSGRLLLNLAGRPGRPIIDRMFTRRGFSTRVRVARRVRQAADTDIRPLVALEQRTGREFEFFMEARSPEPLRAATALGWLQAGHAVWHEVAVWEAHLTRPRETLALRQSLRELGIASLQEELDLGAASPEQLGFVAALAKRLASGPLLPYAHEAGDASFRRQLVRYLERYFGLRLGQDELFVAPEREQAVYSLLMATCDVGDEVLVSRNLHPLYARALEKAGVRATVTHTTLEEIRRLLSAFDVKMVLLTVEKGERTNLSVLRDIIAEAGRRGIWVVLDESAFFNITGEVEPLTLFEFLAREPYAPNLVVLYGLVKNAVWPDLELTLLLPVPEPLRADLEVAAEVTYSRISTLAQWFYERTFSDLLSFRISFAEPEPPGPRRSPVSPLPRSSRIRALSGFPAFAPKVFREDDAELVRLDYGENEGPLPQSLVEGLIAAAAAPREDGAQTGLTETVAAYLLETRAARYSPEELVVAPGVWPLIHHFGVALRRRLGRVPRVFVTTPCYGVLPPTFVSAGCQVEQGTLAELLGRRGQGAPDAVVISQPSNPTGVYVAREELVALANYVVEQRCLLVSDEIFGLVNLTSPTAETVHSPVTLEGAVPGVGARTVVLGGLSKEFAAGGLRVGWLASRDRALTAAVREAGPGVLHLVTARAAAYLYAAYVRSPEGQLLYGARHRSLRSFLTKMRRELAEKRELLAQALSADGRSSDSGDAGGLFLAPRMTSWLGRVVDGVRLTPENLPRVVYEHTHVVLNGGPWCSDPERVRAVFSIPQEKLAKACERLKAFGAKVQQGS